The Quercus lobata isolate SW786 chromosome 9, ValleyOak3.0 Primary Assembly, whole genome shotgun sequence region GAACATGGTAATGACTTGGTCATTGAAGAAATTTTGCATATCAAAATTAATTCCCCATTAAGTTAAGTTATGATCAAGCTCCTcatggttgaaaattttgaacaatCACTAACCATGATTTGATTCTAAAGATTGTTGCATTATGAGATTGCAATAACAATTTCCTCAAACATGCTAATACAAGTCATTTTAGTAACTTTATGGTTGTTGTCCtacttttaaataataaaaattcagagaaaagcaaaataaaaaaataaaaagaaaagaataaaaaaatcagttaTTCTCTTAATCAGAAAAAGAGCATCTGCTTTGGTTTCAGGTTAGTAAACAACCCTAAAAAACCTTCAACAAGGAAGGAAGCTAGACACAACCTCTAGGAAGACTAATTATTCTGATATGATCAGTTGTCAATGATGTTGATATTTGGATGTATCAAGAACTTGTTTTAACGATTTGTTCTTTACAGAAATTTTAAATATCCAAATTAATTCCTCATAAAAGTTATCATCAAGTTCCTCATTGCGGAagactttaaattttataactaaatttgattgtaaagtTTGTACATTTTAGAATTGGAATCCTGATTGTCTTAGCTATATAGCAAGTGGAGTGGGGAAAGTTATATAACTGTTGTCATACTTTAAATTAGTAAGAATTTTCGgcgcaaaacaaaaataaaaggaacaaGAACTAGAACAGAAAACACATCTATTCTCttcaacagaaaaaaaaaaaagcattttcttTGGTTGAAAATTAGTACACAACTTTAGAGAACTTTCAACTAGGGAGGAAGCTTGATGCTACCCCTAGCTAGACTAATCATTCTGATTGCGATCTATGCATGACTTCACATACATAATTTGTCATgagataaaaattaatttcgATTGTAATGTTTGCAGTGGCATGCATATATTGTTTTTGGaccttgaaaaattttaaactaaaccAAGATGACCCTAATCATTGTTTATTTCATAAGACTCTGTTTTTTATATGAATATCAAATTAGCTAGGAGTATTGCTTTGTGTTTTTTGATTAAGGAAACAAACCAGAGGGGAGTTTGAATAAGTGCTAATAATTAACTAAGGTACAGCTAGCaagaaactatttttaagttaaaattaacccaaaagaGTACAACTATATGCCAAAGGAAAGGGAAAGCGATGATGCATCAACCAACAAAACTCAAATTAAGAAGGATGGTGACTTACAGGTGATAGAGAGAAAAACGTTGATCAACCTTCCAGGTCACTTCTCCTTCCAATGAAAAAAATTCTCAGGTCACTAATCACTCACTTGATTCCTCAGAAGCAGCTATGGACATGCACAttctctatttttaaaaaagaaattggatCCCCGCTATTTCCATCTCCTACCCTTGCAGCTCTCCTCCAACAGGATTGGTTGCAGTTAAACCCTCTCTAAAGGTCTGGATTTGCTTATCTTGCTGCTGTTGaggcttttctttgttttttgaaatgttCGTTACCCTGCACATTGAAATCAAACAAACTTTTAAAATACATGGCCACATTAGTGGCAGAGAAAGGCTCTTTCTTCACGGTTGCCTTGTTCCTATAAGTCCAAATAGACCATAAGATAGAGACAAAAGACAACGAGAAGTACTTTAAGTTCTCTAAATTGCCCTGATTTCTCTTCATCCATGCCTGAATCAAGTAAGGCTGAATGAAATTAGTTCTAATGGacaaatcaaaccaaacaagaTTTCTCTAGATGACAAGGGAAAAAATAAGGTCTAAGGTTTCTGCATCTTTGACACACAGGAAAAAAGTCCTCACAAGTCTCCTCAATTCTGCCCTCACAAGAAGAATATTCAATAAAATCCTCCAAAGAACAACAATAATTTTAGAAGATGATTGTAACCTACAAAGTGGTTCCAATGCTCAAGGTCTTCACTTATGGTTATGCTAGTGAGATCAAAAAAGGACCTACTGGCATGGTTTCTTCAATTTCTGCTATGCAACAACCATTATCCTTTTCAACCAAAGCCCCAGAATTGGAATGAAGCCTTATGAGCTTGTCAGCAACACAAACATGAATTTGTAAAATTCTCTCAGAATCATTTTGGCtatatagttttcaaaaaaatttagaatttcacCTGGGCCGAAAGTATCTTTGACTAGCACATCTACCACAACATTTACAGAACCTAGACAGTTTCGGAGgtacatgcaaaaaaattggaACCATATGTATATACTTGGATGTCTATAAAGGTATATTATCAATTTACTATGAGAAGTAATAAATCAGGctaaaatgacaaaacaatGAGGAAAATGTGACAAAACTTAAATTGTAGATGTAATGCATCAAAATGACAATAACAAGTAGAGCAAGGTTTACAAATCTAAGCAGACTACCTTCTCCCATTTTCAATCTTGTTAAATACTTGCTTTCCTGCTTGGGTCTAATTACTATAAGGATGAACATGTGAAATGGGCATGGGTGGATGGCCTTGGTCATGATCGAAAATGGGCCGGGAAAATTTCAAGAACATCAAGAGCCGAAGAACAATAATCATATGCCAAACACTTCCATAATTAAAGAGCAATTATAAAATGAGTATTAAAGTATTAATATCACAAATCAATGAGTTCCCTTTCCATTTGAACTTGACATTATATATATTCTGTTAAGCTCCTAAATGTCTAGGGaggaagaaatagaaaaaaatctAGCTAACAAAATGCAAAGGAAAAAGATGTCTTTTTAAGATGAGATTTGGCAACAAAAGCTtccattttttatgtttactgGCTTTTGATCACATTATTTCTTCCACTTTTAAAACACCAACAAAAGCATTTTCTTACCATTCTTTGTTGTCAAATTGCTAGGAGTCTCATTGACAACTCTACTCAAACACGTGGTGGGCAATCCATTAAAAAATGTacactaaaagaaaaagaaaatgcagaAACCAAGAGAGGAAAGACAGTGACTTACTGAAAAGTTGATTAACCATCAGTGTTACGTTCATTAGATTCTTCACAATTGCTTAACTCCTCATCACAGTCCTTGTACTCACTTGACTCCTCAGAATCAGAGTTACCATTGGTTTCTGTGTGCCTTTTAATCCTTTTTGAGCTTCCTTCTCCACTGGGTCCAGCCCCATTGTAATCATCACGACTGCGCTTGACTTTGTGACATTCCACTACCACTGACGAATGGTCAAAATTATGATGGACAACATCCATGCCATCATAAGGAGTAATGCTGTTGTTGCTATATTGGACCATTGTTCGGTCAAGATCTTCTCTGTCTTTCTTGTGTATCATACGGAACCCccatttttttaccttaaaactTGAATCTATGGTTTGAATTTCAATTCTAATCTGATTGAATCCATTCACGTCACCTTCCCacaataatttatttgattcCTCGTCGAAGAATTGAGGAGTTAGATAGACTAGCCAAAGGTGATCAGATGAAACCCTATAAATTTCGGTACCATCAGGTCCGTTACCAatataaatttcttttccaTTGGCTATCAACGAATAGCTAAGAAAGGGGGGGAATTGATTTGGATCAACATCATGCGTACAAAACACAACGCAAATTGCAATTCCCACGTTCTTACACAAATGAGAAGGTTGTTTTATTTTCACTTCATTCCCCATGCTTTGGTGGCTAAACCACTCAGGAATTTCACTTCCAGGAATAACAAGGTTATATGACTCTTCTAGGactgagagagggagagagggagagagcttgAGGTACTTTTTTATCCCTGAGATAAACCAATCTATGCAGCTTTGATTGCCAGCCAATTTAAAGCAATTATGAAGATAGAGAGATGGTTCCAATGAATCGCTTGGTTTTAATGGATCTGGTAACATTTCCAATGAGATACAACCTTCTGCCTCAACCCATTTAATATTCAATGGAAGCTTTGGCAATGATCGAAGACTTGTGCAATAATTCAACTTCATCCATTTCAATTTCGAAAGTCGAATGATGCTTTCCGGAAGGCAAACAAAATCATTTACACTTAGATCCAACTTGAGATTGCAGTCATTCAAATACAAGTAGGTTGAAGAAGACACACCTGATAGAGATAGAGAAGAGAATAGCAAGTCCATGGGATCAGGGCTTGTTGGCATTGAATAAAACGGGAGGAGCTCATACCACAATTTATTAGATGATAACCCCTTACATCCACTGATATATAGCCCATTAAGATGTTTTAAGAGACCAATGGAAGAAGGGACCTTTCTTATAGCAGTTTCGCTCAAATACAACTCCTCTAGACTTTCGGCATTCCCTAGGTTCTCTGGCAGTCTATCCAGTTTTGAGCATCCCTGGAGAAAGACTTCTCTAACcaactttaaattaaaaatggtATTAGGTAAACGCACAAGAtttttgcaataacttaaacGCAAAGAACAAAGGGCAGTCAAATGCTCAATTGACGTGGGTAGTGTTGTAATTGCAGTACAACTTAAATTAAGCCTGCGTACATGTTTCAAGTTTCTCCCAAATTCTggaatttttgttatttttgagcACCAACTAAGATTAAGTTCCGTAAGACACTCCATTTCAAATTTGCTTGGAAGACTTCTGAGGTTCTTGCATCCTTCTAAATTAAGAATAGTAAGCTTTTTATGAATTCCAATTGATGGGTGAATCATACCTAAATTTATACAATATGCAAGAACCAAACTCTCAAGATTTGGGACTTTAATGATGTCTGGGGCTTCAATAAGTTCTTGAGATTGTCTCATCTCGATGAATTTCAAATTCTCAAAACTCTGttaaaagccaaaaaagaaaaagaaaaaaaaaaagagaaacaattagcTTCTGCAAACaaacttattataaaaaaaaagtagtataaGGGTACCTAAATTACCTGTAATTGGAAACTTGATGTCAACGATTTTGAAGGATACCCTCTCCAATCAAGAAATCTTAAGCTATTAGGAAGGTATTTGAGACCATGCATAAGTTGAACACCGCAAATTTTAAGCAATTTTAGATCTTGCATCTTTGAAAAGGCTTCAGGATCCCGATATACCTTTTTTGGTTCATACAACTTTAGTACTATGCCTTGAATTGCCATTGTTCCCTATTAATAAGAATAAGAGGGATCAGTATAAAATGTAAGATTACTACActaatataatttaaactccattattctttataaaaaatattatgttgaaTAATATAATAAGATAAATGCTTAGTTTCTCTAAATAATCCCTTACCGTATTTCTTGTCAACACATTATCAATATCTTTAAATGACCACAATCTACTACGCCACCTAGGGTCTTCAGGGCATTGTTGATGAACTATATCTCGGCCCATTTCTTGTAGTAAACTATGCATCCCCAATTGATTTTCTTGCAATTTAATGAGAGACTTATCAATAAGAACCCTTAATCCAATTATAGGATATAGCCCAAGACAGtccaatatttttttgacaTCATCTTGATTCATGTGATTAAAAAAGCATGcaatatttaagaaaatttcCTTTTGTATTGGTTGTAGTCCATCGAAACTTATTCGAAGCACATCGAGAATTCTTCTTTCACCAAATTCGGTGAGCCTACCAAGTTCACTTTTCCATTCATCAATGCTTTTTTTGAACAAGAAAGAACCCAAAACTTCAAGGGCCAAAGGAAGCCCCTTAGAATAATCTACAAAAGCTTGAGATAGCTTTCCATAATCTTCAGGTGGATGGTCCATTTTCAAAGCTTTCAAACTAAAAAGTTGAAGAGCTTCCTCATGATTCAAGACTTCAGCCTCATATATTTCCTTTACTTCATGCAACACCAACAAATGCTTATCTCTTGTTGTTATAATAATCCTACTACCTAAACCAAACCAGCAATGCTCCCCTGCTAACTTCTCTAATTGGTCTAATTCAGttacatcatcaagaacaagaagaatctTTTTGTTATGtaacattttcttcatcatgAGAACTCCCTCACCAACAtcttgaaaattcaaatttttgagcatcaaaagttttttcaaaagttttttttgtaaCTTACATAAACCACATTTTTTAGATTCTTCCCTAACATTAGCAATAAAACAGTAAGCTTCAAATTTATTGGAAACCATTCCATAAACAGTTCTTGCAAGAGTTGTCTTACCCATTCCTCCTGTCCCCCAAATTCCTATAATGCGAACATCATTTGACTCTATAGCTAAGTGTGACTTCAATTTCTCAACTCGGGATTCTATTCCTATTAGTCCCATGGTATGCGCTGAGAATGTATTACTCAATTTATTCAATATCACTTCCACAATGTCTTGGATACATTCTGCCTCAGACctacaaagaagagaaaataattgTGAATCTGAATCTATGGCGATAAGTTTAGGAGGCTAAAACTGAAATTGAGACAAATAAATGTAATTGAatgcctctttttttattttatatatatatatatatatatatatattttgataagtaagaaagaagTATATTCAATAGGCTACCTCATGAAAACAGAGGCAGAACAAAGAAtacagagaaagaaacaaacaaaagaaagaaaagagaacaagaaaataaacggaaaacaacaaagaactaattacaaaggagagaacaaaggaacaaagggagagaatcactagaggtgagtccccaagccctagaccaatcaaagagagaaTCACTA contains the following coding sequences:
- the LOC115960035 gene encoding TMV resistance protein N-like encodes the protein MASMNTKRASSSSSSTHRLTYEVFLSFRGEDTRIGFTSHLYTALDQKGIYTFIDDEKLERGKSISPTLMKAIKESRFAIVILSKNYASSTWCREELEEIIGCITKTGMTVLPIFYYVDPSNVRKQTGTFKQAFDEHEKRFKENIEKVQKWRAILKEVANISGWHVPKRSEAECIQDIVEVILNKLSNTFSAHTMGLIGIESRVEKLKSHLAIESNDVRIIGIWGTGGMGKTTLARTVYGMVSNKFEAYCFIANVREESKKCGLCKLQKKLLKKLLMLKNLNFQDVGEGVLMMKKMLHNKKILLVLDDVTELDQLEKLAGEHCWFGLGSRIIITTRDKHLLVLHEVKEIYEAEVLNHEEALQLFSLKALKMDHPPEDYGKLSQAFVDYSKGLPLALEVLGSFLFKKSIDEWKSELGRLTEFGERRILDVLRISFDGLQPIQKEIFLNIACFFNHMNQDDVKKILDCLGLYPIIGLRVLIDKSLIKLQENQLGMHSLLQEMGRDIVHQQCPEDPRWRSRLWSFKDIDNVLTRNTGTMAIQGIVLKLYEPKKVYRDPEAFSKMQDLKLLKICGVQLMHGLKYLPNSLRFLDWRGYPSKSLTSSFQLQSFENLKFIEMRQSQELIEAPDIIKVPNLESLVLAYCINLGMIHPSIGIHKKLTILNLEGCKNLRSLPSKFEMECLTELNLSWCSKITKIPEFGRNLKHVRRLNLSCTAITTLPTSIEHLTALCSLRLSYCKNLVRLPNTIFNLKLVREVFLQGCSKLDRLPENLGNAESLEELYLSETAIRKVPSSIGLLKHLNGLYISGCKGLSSNKLWYELLPFYSMPTSPDPMDLLFSSLSLSGVSSSTYLYLNDCNLKLDLSVNDFVCLPESIIRLSKLKWMKLNYCTSLRSLPKLPLNIKWVEAEGCISLEMLPDPLKPSDSLEPSLYLHNCFKLAGNQSCIDWFISGIKKYLKLSPSLPLSVLEESYNLVIPGSEIPEWFSHQSMGNEVKIKQPSHLCKNVGIAICVVFCTHDVDPNQFPPFLSYSLIANGKEIYIGNGPDGTEIYRVSSDHLWLVYLTPQFFDEESNKLLWEGDVNGFNQIRIEIQTIDSSFKVKKWGFRMIHKKDREDLDRTMVQYSNNSITPYDGMDVVHHNFDHSSVVVECHKVKRSRDDYNGAGPSGEGSSKRIKRHTETNGNSDSEESSEYKDCDEELSNCEESNERNTDG